In a genomic window of Arachnia rubra:
- the cas7g gene encoding type I-G CRISPR-associated RAMP protein Csb1/Cas7g, translating to MTSTVLTLTLRSAVGFRFQPTGFPDLGAATYQAHVPGEGWVQALHVESPQSMANRLELCTWDPAVNDQAEALHGLPYVRIVDADGGFLTSSRLEAHRLASAYLMDATIDGETGKEWLKNRLGLVKGRLVDHRVLAKAIFDLDPVSLIHGVFFAQKSWPSQPKIARAITCFIDALDVRPAVSGGVKTDSVNPSNDEGRGAKEGYGMVPHQRVEYTARDITASVVVDHGQIQSYGLGEKSEAVLNALVDFELASLFRQDGLRLRTACHLVVDQDCEDLAKIPALDEATAKLRQAIDQHGDLASISELKWTGGGK from the coding sequence ATGACCAGCACCGTCCTCACTCTGACCCTCCGGTCCGCCGTCGGATTCCGGTTCCAGCCAACCGGGTTCCCCGATCTTGGGGCGGCTACCTACCAGGCTCATGTGCCCGGCGAGGGGTGGGTGCAGGCCCTTCACGTGGAGTCGCCCCAGTCGATGGCGAACCGGCTGGAACTGTGCACCTGGGATCCGGCGGTCAACGACCAGGCGGAGGCTCTGCATGGCCTGCCGTATGTGCGCATCGTTGATGCTGACGGTGGGTTCCTGACCAGCTCCCGTCTCGAGGCTCACAGACTGGCCAGCGCCTACCTGATGGACGCCACGATTGACGGTGAGACCGGAAAGGAGTGGTTGAAGAACAGGCTCGGGTTGGTTAAAGGCAGGCTGGTGGATCACCGTGTCCTCGCCAAGGCCATTTTTGATCTGGACCCAGTGTCTCTGATCCATGGTGTGTTCTTCGCTCAGAAATCGTGGCCCTCCCAGCCGAAGATTGCCCGGGCCATCACCTGTTTCATCGACGCTCTCGACGTTCGGCCCGCGGTCTCCGGTGGGGTGAAGACGGATTCGGTGAACCCCAGCAACGACGAAGGGCGGGGAGCCAAGGAGGGCTACGGCATGGTGCCGCACCAGCGGGTCGAGTACACGGCACGTGACATCACGGCGTCCGTTGTCGTGGATCATGGGCAGATCCAGTCTTATGGTCTCGGCGAGAAATCCGAGGCGGTGCTGAACGCCCTCGTCGATTTCGAACTGGCTAGTCTGTTCAGGCAGGACGGGTTGCGGCTGCGCACCGCATGCCATCTGGTCGTGGACCAGGACTGCGAGGACCTCGCCAAGATCCCCGCCCTGGACGAGGCCACCGCGAAGCTGCGGCAGGCCATCGACCAGCACGGTGATCTCGCGTCGATCTCGGAACTGAAATGGACCGGCGGGGGGAAGTGA
- the cas8g1 gene encoding type I-G CRISPR-associated protein Cas8g1/Csx17: MTTHVFPGLGCVPLINYLAALGVAKGISEQADPAARFGWRDGVFHMDTEVEDVADFFVRDFVPTPVFSPWNGGSGFGEKDKTPLEYIRILESSTAHRLAPYRNALAVIRSVLIAKSEKGWTKERFVQELRNRLPDDALPWMDASVVLTAKKTEYPPILGTGGNDGRLDFSTNVHQRLKDVLPELGAEPERSRAWMQDLLWGRSTEKLLAASVGQGDPVGAGTPGSSAFGSADAMVNPWGFILMVEGAMLFAASVAKRLGEQNSRVAIPFTVSSSPDGPIPGSAKEEGRGELWAPLLESVTLPELRQVFEEARVSWDGGTASSAVSMYAAVRSFGVNRGISAFQRFGFLKRNGLAFVAVPLDHVKVKARPEVVMAREPLRRVRTFHKASGVASKTAARRFDASVTAFVRDPEWWNGIAMLRAQTELELTALRSRKNREELGHPSKLVPANAVIPVCRELFLNSPEARIAAGIASATFLPPTASQQGGGSGGQPIRRLLVGADPKNPKDPIGPEVMVPGLGARPIVDVLADLMVWLAQHPGEDTHLARGWLPFLSHRYLVPWADIHAWVGGLLDDDLVTHHLLAFLAVDWSGGEYMDTVTSDGECLFLDPTLAILQALASRSVRVRGTASDATGAAVGLEPSWPLQLRADRVADVHRAASGVINRGTIRLPWAEETDIQVHTHSTRMSQPGLGPRILAALAAPSKPWALRRSAPEVENTESYETTDLYEGALQ, from the coding sequence ATGACCACGCACGTGTTTCCTGGCCTGGGGTGTGTTCCCCTGATCAACTACCTGGCGGCGCTCGGGGTGGCCAAGGGGATTTCCGAACAGGCCGATCCTGCGGCGCGGTTCGGCTGGCGTGACGGCGTGTTCCACATGGACACCGAGGTGGAGGACGTCGCTGATTTCTTCGTCCGGGATTTCGTTCCTACCCCGGTTTTCTCTCCGTGGAATGGCGGTAGCGGGTTCGGTGAGAAGGACAAGACACCGTTGGAATACATCCGGATATTGGAATCCTCCACCGCGCACAGGCTCGCGCCCTACCGAAATGCTCTTGCGGTGATTCGGTCGGTGTTGATTGCGAAATCGGAAAAAGGATGGACGAAGGAACGCTTCGTGCAGGAACTTCGCAACCGACTTCCGGACGATGCCTTGCCGTGGATGGACGCCAGCGTGGTCCTCACCGCGAAAAAGACGGAGTACCCTCCTATTCTCGGTACAGGGGGAAATGATGGCCGACTGGATTTCAGTACAAACGTTCACCAACGCCTGAAGGATGTTCTGCCGGAGCTCGGAGCGGAACCCGAACGCAGCCGGGCGTGGATGCAGGATCTGCTGTGGGGGAGGTCGACAGAGAAACTACTTGCTGCCTCCGTAGGTCAGGGCGATCCCGTCGGGGCAGGGACTCCCGGTTCTTCCGCGTTCGGTAGCGCCGACGCGATGGTCAACCCCTGGGGTTTCATTCTCATGGTGGAAGGGGCCATGCTGTTTGCTGCATCGGTTGCGAAAAGACTGGGTGAACAGAACTCCAGGGTTGCCATTCCTTTCACTGTCTCGTCCAGCCCGGACGGACCGATTCCGGGGTCGGCGAAGGAGGAAGGCCGCGGCGAATTGTGGGCGCCTCTGTTGGAGAGCGTCACGTTGCCGGAGCTGCGTCAGGTCTTCGAGGAGGCGCGGGTTTCCTGGGATGGTGGAACCGCTTCTAGCGCTGTGTCCATGTATGCGGCAGTGCGTTCCTTCGGTGTGAATAGGGGTATTTCGGCTTTTCAGCGTTTCGGTTTTCTCAAACGAAACGGCTTGGCCTTTGTCGCTGTTCCGCTGGATCACGTCAAGGTGAAGGCGCGCCCGGAGGTGGTCATGGCCAGGGAACCGCTGCGCCGTGTCCGGACGTTCCACAAGGCCAGTGGAGTGGCGTCTAAAACCGCGGCGCGTCGATTCGATGCGAGCGTGACGGCTTTCGTGCGGGACCCCGAGTGGTGGAATGGAATCGCCATGCTTCGGGCTCAGACCGAGCTGGAGCTGACGGCTTTGCGCTCCCGGAAAAACCGTGAGGAACTGGGACATCCCTCGAAACTGGTGCCGGCGAATGCCGTCATCCCTGTGTGTCGGGAGCTGTTCCTCAACAGCCCCGAGGCGCGGATCGCCGCCGGGATCGCCTCCGCGACCTTCCTGCCGCCCACGGCCTCCCAGCAGGGCGGGGGAAGCGGTGGGCAGCCGATTCGTCGGCTGCTCGTCGGTGCGGATCCCAAGAATCCTAAAGATCCGATTGGCCCCGAGGTGATGGTGCCGGGTCTCGGAGCCAGACCCATCGTCGATGTGCTGGCGGACCTAATGGTGTGGCTGGCACAGCATCCGGGGGAGGACACCCACCTGGCCCGGGGATGGCTGCCCTTCCTGTCTCATCGGTACCTGGTGCCTTGGGCCGACATCCACGCCTGGGTTGGGGGACTTCTCGATGACGACCTCGTCACCCATCACCTGCTGGCTTTCCTGGCTGTCGACTGGAGCGGCGGAGAGTACATGGACACCGTGACATCAGATGGCGAGTGCTTGTTCTTGGACCCGACCTTGGCGATTCTCCAGGCCCTCGCGTCCAGGTCCGTGCGCGTGCGGGGAACAGCGTCGGATGCGACGGGAGCGGCGGTGGGCCTCGAACCCAGCTGGCCACTTCAGCTGCGTGCCGATCGTGTTGCCGACGTACACCGTGCTGCGAGCGGTGTGATCAACCGAGGAACGATCCGTCTCCCTTGGGCTGAGGAAACCGACATTCAGGTTCACACTCATTCCACACGCATGTCCCAGCCCGGTCTGGGACCACGAATTCTCGCGGCTCTGGCAGCGCCCTCGAAGCCGTGGGCGCTCAGAAGGAGCGCGCCAGAAGTCGAGAACACAGAGTCTTACGAAACCACTGACCTCTACGAAGGAGCACTGCAATGA
- the cas3g gene encoding type I-G CRISPR-associated helicase/endonuclease Cas3g, with protein MRFSNFTECFRRATRSEGAPDGCDPYRYQVRLAEEGFPDALRAPTGSGKTAVVLAYVWRLLFHPDASVRAATPRRLVVLLPSRTLVEQYEETVRGWLDRLGLLDAVGVHVFMGGRDIRSSQQDWRMNLHRPSIVIGTVDMGVSRGLARGYGTFRASYPIDFALIGNGTLMVVDEVQLAPQATATLRQFAAFQRELGTAEPSRLMIMSATIDERILDTVDNPWEGADVLGIDESSESPELLRRMSAERTIREFPPVDKPKEFAAQIVERHQPGTLTLVVVNTVDAAVDAYRELGTLAPEEPRLLIHSQFRGVERKTQLEKLRGIARDGGIVIATQAIEAGVDIDARTLITEAAPWASVVQRAGRCNRAARYPVGEAVVHWREPAKGHPYDSEQVACAVEALRRAEGMSLTSAQLHRLGDDIPPEDLELRILRRRDFRQLFDTTPDLTGNDVDISCYIRPDKDLDVQLAWIPNGSITSQKEPRGELTTEIPGQPLRCGVSMSRAKKLLNRKDIRDRRDQRAWTFSVQDDCWIPVRADQLRPQQLILVEAGLGGYSIEHGFDPAEKHTVQDYVDVHNLSDATTPESITGSQDAGARGNGWVTLHQHLADTREQVEALAAALRPVGIDDAHLHAAAVAGALHDLGKAHRDWAQALLDANTDTPLDDPEQLYAKSPGTAPLRVRRELMVDGQKNARAERRFGFRHELISVFMLRTDAGRQLLIDLGVEPELHSLVLYLIAAHHGHIRITARDPRYDGSDGLSFLGSFDKEPINAVTLPGIELPESVVDHGIFRSGADSWTANALALLERLGPFRLAYLETLVRMADWRASATLELPAVEGTEE; from the coding sequence ATGCGGTTCTCGAACTTCACTGAGTGCTTCCGGCGAGCCACCCGCTCGGAGGGTGCGCCGGACGGATGTGACCCCTACCGGTATCAGGTGCGTCTTGCCGAGGAAGGTTTCCCCGACGCGTTGCGGGCGCCGACGGGATCGGGCAAGACGGCGGTGGTCCTGGCCTATGTGTGGCGGTTGCTCTTCCATCCCGACGCCTCAGTTCGGGCGGCGACCCCGCGGCGACTGGTCGTCCTCCTGCCCTCGCGCACGCTGGTGGAGCAGTACGAGGAAACGGTCCGTGGCTGGCTCGACCGGCTCGGGCTGTTGGATGCGGTCGGCGTGCACGTGTTCATGGGTGGCCGCGACATCCGGTCCTCCCAGCAGGACTGGCGCATGAACCTGCACCGCCCCAGCATCGTCATCGGCACCGTCGACATGGGGGTGTCGCGGGGACTCGCACGAGGATACGGAACCTTCCGAGCGTCCTACCCGATCGATTTCGCGCTCATCGGGAACGGCACCCTGATGGTGGTCGACGAGGTTCAGCTCGCGCCCCAGGCCACCGCCACCCTGCGTCAATTCGCGGCCTTCCAACGAGAACTCGGCACGGCAGAGCCGAGCCGGCTCATGATCATGTCGGCCACCATCGACGAACGCATCCTGGACACCGTCGACAACCCTTGGGAAGGCGCCGACGTGCTGGGGATCGACGAGTCGTCGGAGTCCCCGGAGCTGCTCCGGCGCATGTCGGCAGAGCGAACGATCAGGGAATTTCCCCCGGTCGACAAACCGAAGGAGTTCGCCGCCCAGATCGTCGAACGCCACCAACCCGGGACCCTCACCCTGGTGGTGGTGAACACGGTTGACGCCGCCGTCGATGCCTACCGGGAACTCGGCACACTGGCCCCGGAGGAGCCCAGGTTGCTGATCCACTCCCAATTCCGTGGGGTGGAACGCAAAACCCAGCTCGAAAAGCTGCGGGGGATTGCGCGTGATGGAGGAATCGTCATCGCGACCCAGGCGATCGAGGCCGGAGTGGACATCGATGCCCGCACCCTCATCACCGAGGCCGCGCCGTGGGCGTCCGTCGTCCAACGAGCCGGGCGCTGCAACAGGGCTGCCCGGTACCCGGTGGGGGAAGCGGTGGTTCACTGGCGTGAACCCGCCAAAGGGCATCCGTACGACTCGGAACAGGTTGCGTGCGCGGTCGAGGCTTTGAGGCGCGCGGAGGGCATGTCGTTGACCAGCGCCCAGCTCCACCGGCTGGGCGACGACATACCGCCGGAGGATCTGGAATTGCGCATCCTGCGTCGCCGCGACTTCCGTCAGCTGTTCGATACCACCCCCGATCTGACAGGCAACGATGTCGACATCAGCTGCTACATCCGCCCCGACAAGGACCTCGACGTTCAGTTGGCCTGGATACCGAACGGCTCCATCACGTCCCAGAAAGAGCCTCGGGGAGAGCTGACGACTGAGATCCCCGGCCAGCCGCTTCGCTGCGGCGTTTCGATGAGCCGGGCGAAGAAACTGCTGAACCGGAAGGACATCAGGGACCGAAGAGACCAGCGGGCCTGGACCTTCTCGGTCCAGGATGACTGCTGGATCCCCGTGAGAGCGGACCAGCTGCGACCCCAACAGCTGATCCTGGTGGAGGCCGGGCTCGGCGGCTACAGCATCGAACACGGTTTCGACCCCGCCGAGAAGCACACGGTCCAGGACTACGTCGATGTGCACAACCTCTCGGATGCGACTACTCCCGAGAGCATTACCGGTTCCCAGGACGCCGGGGCCCGAGGAAACGGATGGGTCACCCTGCATCAACACCTCGCGGACACCCGGGAACAGGTCGAGGCCCTCGCTGCGGCGCTCCGTCCGGTTGGGATCGATGATGCGCACCTGCACGCAGCGGCGGTCGCTGGGGCGCTCCACGACCTCGGCAAGGCCCACCGCGACTGGGCGCAGGCGCTGTTGGATGCGAACACGGACACACCTCTCGATGACCCGGAACAGCTGTACGCAAAGTCTCCCGGAACTGCCCCGCTCCGAGTGCGGCGTGAACTCATGGTGGATGGTCAGAAGAATGCCCGGGCGGAGCGACGTTTCGGATTCCGGCACGAGTTGATCTCGGTGTTCATGCTGCGTACCGATGCCGGACGGCAACTGCTGATCGACTTGGGGGTGGAGCCTGAGCTGCATTCTCTCGTGTTGTATCTGATCGCGGCGCATCACGGACATATCCGCATCACCGCCCGCGATCCCCGCTACGACGGAAGCGACGGCCTGAGTTTCCTCGGAAGCTTTGACAAAGAACCCATCAATGCCGTGACGCTTCCAGGGATCGAGCTGCCCGAATCGGTGGTCGACCACGGCATCTTCCGGAGCGGAGCCGACTCTTGGACCGCCAACGCCCTGGCTCTTCTGGAGCGCCTCGGACCGTTCCGTCTGGCCTATCTCGAAACCTTGGTGCGCATGGCCGACTGGCGGGCCAGCGCCACCCTCGAACTCCCCGCCGTGGAAGGAACCGAAGAATGA
- a CDS encoding TetR/AcrR family transcriptional regulator: MTRARPLPPAERRASLIAATRQLILDHGPEVTTRQVAEAAKVAEGTLFRVFPTRRDLIAATIADHLSPERLADIFAAAPATTTVDETTEVCLSTAADYVTTFGRFIPRPHRSGDQDEIRFRIMELWEARVCDIANWMRDRLAPHEAELTIPVKDFAHLVITLAMGYAHGRSPDTSLNPATLARLALDGARRKESH, from the coding sequence ATGACCCGCGCCCGACCTCTCCCGCCCGCCGAACGACGAGCGTCGCTGATTGCCGCGACCCGCCAGTTGATCCTGGACCACGGTCCCGAGGTGACTACCCGGCAGGTGGCGGAGGCCGCCAAGGTGGCCGAGGGAACCCTGTTCAGGGTGTTCCCGACCCGGCGCGACCTGATCGCCGCCACCATCGCCGACCACCTCTCCCCCGAGCGGCTCGCCGACATCTTCGCTGCGGCCCCCGCCACCACGACCGTCGACGAGACCACCGAGGTGTGTCTGTCCACCGCCGCCGACTACGTCACCACCTTCGGGCGTTTCATCCCCCGACCGCACCGGAGCGGCGACCAGGACGAGATCCGGTTCCGGATCATGGAGCTGTGGGAGGCCCGGGTCTGTGACATCGCGAACTGGATGCGTGACCGCCTGGCCCCGCACGAGGCCGAGTTGACGATCCCGGTCAAGGACTTCGCCCATCTCGTCATCACCCTGGCGATGGGGTATGCGCACGGCAGATCTCCCGATACCAGCTTGAACCCCGCCACCCTGGCACGCCTCGCTCTCGACGGGGCCCGCCGGAAGGAATCCCATTGA
- a CDS encoding ABC transporter ATP-binding protein, which yields MQTNLDNLNRVLREQITGIRVIRAFIREDHESRRFEKANDDVYSVTLRASRLLMLLFPFAMFMVNVSSVAVIWFGAFRIDSGAIQLGQMTAFLNYLIQILISVLMSTMLLTLAPRAAVSADRILEVLDTEPTVAPPANPVTPKEATGVVEFRDVTFTYPGADTPALSDLSFTLNPGRTTAIIGSTGSGKSTLVNLIPRLFDATGGEVLMDGVDVRQLDPDALWSRIGLVPQKPYLFSGTVASNLRYGRPDATDEQMWEALRIAQAADFVSELEGGLEARIAQGGTNVSGGQRQRLSIARALVKEPAVYVFDDSFSALDVATDARLRAALAPATANRATLIVAQRVATIRYADEILVLEHGRIVGRGTHDELLASSRTYQEIVDSQLSAEEAA from the coding sequence ATGCAGACCAACCTGGACAACCTCAACCGCGTGCTGCGGGAGCAGATCACCGGCATCCGGGTGATCCGCGCCTTCATCCGCGAGGACCACGAGTCACGCCGCTTCGAGAAGGCGAACGACGACGTCTACAGCGTCACGCTACGTGCCTCCCGGCTGCTGATGCTGCTGTTTCCCTTCGCCATGTTCATGGTGAACGTCTCATCCGTGGCGGTGATCTGGTTCGGGGCATTCCGCATCGACTCTGGCGCAATCCAGCTCGGCCAGATGACAGCATTCCTCAACTACCTCATCCAGATCCTGATCTCGGTGCTGATGTCGACGATGCTGCTAACCCTCGCGCCACGCGCCGCCGTATCGGCAGACCGGATCCTGGAGGTGCTGGACACCGAGCCCACGGTTGCCCCGCCGGCCAATCCCGTCACCCCGAAGGAGGCGACGGGGGTCGTCGAGTTCCGTGACGTCACCTTCACCTACCCGGGGGCCGACACCCCGGCCCTGTCGGACCTCTCCTTCACCCTGAACCCCGGCCGCACGACCGCGATCATCGGCTCGACGGGCTCGGGGAAGTCCACCCTGGTGAACCTGATCCCCCGGCTGTTCGATGCGACCGGCGGCGAGGTGCTGATGGACGGCGTCGACGTGCGGCAGCTCGACCCCGACGCCCTGTGGTCGCGCATCGGGCTGGTGCCGCAGAAGCCCTACCTGTTCTCCGGCACCGTGGCCTCCAACCTGCGATACGGCCGTCCCGACGCCACCGACGAGCAGATGTGGGAGGCGCTGCGCATCGCCCAGGCCGCGGACTTCGTCTCGGAGCTCGAAGGCGGCCTCGAGGCGCGCATCGCACAAGGCGGTACGAACGTATCGGGCGGTCAGCGGCAACGCCTGTCGATCGCCCGGGCCCTGGTCAAGGAGCCTGCCGTCTACGTCTTCGACGACTCCTTCTCGGCCCTCGACGTCGCGACCGACGCCCGGCTGCGTGCCGCACTCGCCCCGGCCACGGCAAACCGCGCCACACTGATCGTCGCCCAGCGCGTCGCCACCATCCGCTATGCCGACGAAATCCTCGTCCTGGAACACGGTCGTATTGTCGGGCGCGGCACCCACGACGAGCTGCTGGCCAGCAGCCGCACCTACCAGGAGATCGTCGACAGCCAGCTGAGCGCCGAGGAGGCGGCATGA
- a CDS encoding ABC transporter ATP-binding protein yields MSEKNTKTTANKRPENGPGKISFGPGGPSGTGETAAAFLPSLRRLFATMRPQRVMVVLALLLAVAAVVMSTLGPKILGAATDLLLAGIIGKNMPAGASKEQVIEAARASGDNSTLVDMLQRVDFTPGQGIDFSAIGSILLLVLGLYVFSSVATYAANWMLIGASQKSVRRMRSDVEAKLQRLPLSYFDKQPRGELLSRVTNDIDNISQTLMQTLPQLLNALLTVLGVLAIMMWISWPLALVTLVSIPLSMFIVPLIMRRSQRRFSDMWKSTGELNSEIEEAYTGHALVKVFGRKSEVEANFRARNNELFTSSFGAQFLSGILMPVMFLVGNLNYVVVAVFGGLQVATGQMNIGDVQAFIQYSRQFTQPLTQLASMMNLLQSGVASAERVFELLDADEMSPEPGRELTAEGGHVVFEDVTFSYSPDRPLIEHLNLEAKPGQTVAIVGPTGAGKTTLVNLLMRFYDLDSGRILLDGTDIATVDRQALRDNLGMVLQDTWLFGGTIRDNIAYGKEGATEEEILAAAKAAFVDRFVHSLPDGYDTVIDEEGNNVSAGEKQLITIARAFLSEPELLILDEATSSVDTRTELLLQKAMAALRSGRTSFVIAHRLSTIRDADLILVMNDGAIVEQGTHCELLAAKGRYYDLYQSQFNAPRQEAPVG; encoded by the coding sequence ATGAGCGAGAAGAACACGAAGACCACCGCCAACAAACGCCCCGAGAACGGCCCAGGCAAGATCAGCTTCGGACCCGGCGGTCCCAGCGGCACCGGCGAGACCGCCGCTGCTTTCCTGCCCTCGCTGCGCCGGTTGTTCGCGACCATGAGGCCGCAGCGGGTCATGGTCGTCCTCGCGCTGCTGCTGGCCGTCGCCGCGGTCGTGATGTCCACCCTCGGCCCGAAGATCCTCGGCGCGGCCACAGACCTGCTGCTGGCCGGCATCATCGGCAAGAACATGCCCGCCGGGGCCAGCAAGGAGCAGGTCATCGAGGCCGCCCGGGCCAGCGGGGACAACAGCACCCTCGTCGACATGCTGCAACGCGTCGACTTCACCCCCGGCCAGGGCATCGACTTCAGCGCCATCGGCTCGATCCTGCTGCTGGTGCTGGGGCTCTACGTCTTCTCCAGCGTCGCCACCTACGCCGCGAACTGGATGCTGATCGGGGCCTCGCAGAAGTCAGTGCGGCGAATGCGCAGCGACGTCGAGGCCAAGCTCCAGCGCCTTCCCCTGTCGTACTTCGACAAGCAGCCGCGCGGTGAGCTGCTGTCCCGCGTCACCAATGACATCGACAACATCTCGCAGACGCTGATGCAGACCCTGCCGCAGCTACTCAACGCCCTGCTGACGGTGCTCGGCGTGCTGGCCATCATGATGTGGATCTCGTGGCCGCTGGCGCTGGTCACCCTGGTCTCCATCCCGCTGTCGATGTTCATCGTCCCACTCATCATGCGCCGCTCACAGCGCCGCTTCTCGGACATGTGGAAGTCGACGGGTGAGCTCAACTCGGAGATCGAGGAGGCCTACACGGGCCACGCGCTGGTGAAGGTTTTCGGCCGCAAGTCCGAGGTGGAGGCGAACTTCCGCGCCCGCAACAACGAGCTGTTCACCTCGTCGTTCGGGGCACAGTTCCTCTCCGGGATCCTGATGCCCGTGATGTTCCTGGTCGGCAACCTCAACTACGTCGTCGTCGCGGTCTTCGGCGGCCTGCAGGTCGCGACGGGCCAGATGAACATCGGCGACGTGCAGGCCTTCATTCAGTACTCGCGCCAGTTCACCCAGCCGCTGACGCAGCTGGCGTCCATGATGAACCTGCTGCAGTCGGGTGTGGCCTCCGCCGAGCGGGTCTTCGAGCTCCTCGACGCCGACGAGATGTCGCCGGAGCCGGGCCGCGAGCTGACCGCCGAAGGCGGGCATGTCGTCTTCGAGGACGTCACCTTCTCCTACAGCCCTGACCGGCCGCTGATCGAACACCTGAACCTGGAGGCGAAACCCGGCCAGACGGTCGCGATCGTCGGCCCTACCGGCGCGGGCAAAACCACCCTGGTAAATCTGCTGATGCGCTTCTACGACCTGGACTCCGGGCGCATCCTCCTCGACGGAACAGACATCGCGACGGTGGACCGCCAGGCGCTGCGCGACAACCTGGGCATGGTCCTGCAGGACACGTGGCTGTTCGGCGGCACCATCCGCGACAACATCGCCTACGGCAAGGAGGGAGCCACCGAGGAGGAGATCCTCGCGGCCGCGAAGGCGGCGTTCGTCGACCGCTTCGTCCACTCCCTGCCCGACGGCTACGACACCGTCATCGACGAGGAGGGCAACAATGTCTCGGCGGGCGAGAAGCAGCTCATCACCATCGCCCGGGCGTTCCTATCCGAGCCGGAGCTGCTGATCCTCGACGAGGCCACCTCGTCGGTGGATACCCGCACCGAGCTGCTGCTGCAGAAGGCGATGGCGGCGCTGCGGAGCGGTCGCACGTCGTTCGTGATCGCGCACCGGCTGTCCACCATCCGCGACGCCGACCTGATCCTGGTGATGAACGACGGCGCCATCGTCGAGCAGGGCACCCACTGCGAGCTCCTGGCCGCGAAGGGCCGCTACTACGACCTTTACCAGTCGCAGTTCAATGCCCCCAGGCAGGAGGCGCCCGTTGGCTGA
- a CDS encoding potassium/proton antiporter, whose translation MSHHEMDMVVLIACGVLLLGVAAVRISSRSSMPGLLLYLGIGLFIGEAGLGIRFDDAQLAYNISALLVALLLFDGGFTTRWSEFRPVAARAGLLGTVGVLVSVAVASSIAMLVLGVDLRTGILMAAMVSSTDAAAVFAILRRLPLKSKVRTTLEGESGFNDPPAIIIVTVVVSDAWNQMSVTGMIANGIFQLVAGALIGAAVAMVGQVFLHRISLPSAGLYPLATLAIALTAYSVAGVMGGSGLLAAYIAGLWLGNQALPHHSATEGFTESVSWLAQIGLFVLLGLLASPSELPAAVVPALVIGSALTFIARPISVLACLTPFREKLRTQLFISWAGMRGALPIMLATIPLTHNLPGASHMFHVIFLLVVMFTLVQGPLLPRLAPWAGVLERISPRELMFDSSPLEGINASLVQFRVPRKGRLVGMWVKDLRLPRGAVVSMIIRDQEVLIPNQELRLEAGDQLLLAVHSGLVERVQGRLTLINEHGPLARWIASGRNRRRLLDGD comes from the coding sequence ATGAGTCATCACGAGATGGACATGGTGGTCCTGATCGCGTGCGGAGTGCTGCTGCTCGGGGTGGCTGCGGTGCGGATCTCGTCGCGCAGCTCCATGCCCGGCCTGCTGCTCTACCTGGGGATCGGCCTTTTCATCGGCGAGGCTGGACTCGGCATCCGGTTCGACGATGCCCAGCTGGCCTACAACATCTCCGCCCTGCTGGTGGCGCTGCTGCTGTTTGACGGCGGCTTCACCACCCGCTGGTCGGAGTTCAGGCCCGTGGCGGCCCGGGCTGGGCTGCTCGGGACGGTCGGGGTGCTGGTGTCGGTGGCGGTGGCGTCGTCCATCGCGATGCTGGTGTTGGGCGTCGACCTGCGCACTGGCATCCTGATGGCCGCGATGGTCTCGTCCACCGACGCCGCCGCTGTGTTCGCGATCCTGCGGCGCCTGCCCCTGAAGTCGAAGGTGCGCACCACTCTGGAGGGTGAGTCGGGGTTCAACGACCCGCCCGCCATCATCATCGTCACCGTCGTCGTCTCCGACGCCTGGAACCAGATGTCGGTGACGGGAATGATCGCGAACGGGATCTTCCAGCTCGTGGCCGGGGCGCTCATCGGCGCGGCCGTGGCGATGGTGGGGCAGGTCTTCCTGCACCGCATCTCCCTGCCCAGCGCAGGCCTGTATCCCCTCGCGACCCTCGCCATCGCGCTGACCGCCTACTCCGTCGCTGGGGTCATGGGTGGCTCGGGGCTGCTGGCGGCCTACATCGCGGGGTTGTGGCTCGGCAACCAGGCCCTCCCCCACCACTCGGCGACGGAGGGGTTCACGGAGTCGGTGAGCTGGCTGGCGCAGATCGGGCTGTTCGTGCTGCTGGGTCTGTTGGCCTCACCCAGCGAGCTCCCGGCGGCGGTCGTGCCGGCCCTGGTGATTGGGTCGGCGCTGACGTTCATCGCCCGGCCGATCTCGGTTCTCGCCTGCCTGACGCCCTTCCGGGAGAAGCTCAGGACCCAGCTGTTCATCTCGTGGGCGGGGATGCGCGGGGCGCTGCCGATCATGCTCGCGACCATCCCGCTGACGCACAATCTGCCGGGCGCCTCGCACATGTTCCACGTCATCTTCCTGTTGGTGGTGATGTTCACCCTCGTGCAGGGGCCGCTGCTGCCGCGTCTCGCCCCCTGGGCCGGGGTGCTGGAGCGGATCTCACCGCGGGAGCTGATGTTCGACTCCTCCCCGCTGGAGGGCATCAACGCCTCCCTCGTCCAGTTCCGGGTCCCCAGGAAGGGACGCCTGGTGGGCATGTGGGTGAAGGACCTGCGACTGCCGCGCGGTGCCGTCGTGTCCATGATCATCCGCGACCAGGAGGTGCTGATCCCGAACCAGGAGCTACGGCTCGAAGCCGGCGACCAGCTGCTGCTCGCCGTCCACTCTGGCCTGGTGGAGCGGGTCCAGGGCCGGCTGACGCTCATCAACGAGCACGGCCCCCTGGCCCGCTGGATAGCCTCCGGTCGCAATCGCCGCCGCCTACTCGACGGCGACTAA